The Petrocella atlantisensis genome has a window encoding:
- a CDS encoding putative manganese-dependent inorganic diphosphatase encodes MREIVYVFGHKNPDTDSTCSAIAYANLKNQIDSSHEYVPVLLGEPNKETQFVLKQVGHEVPKVVQHLKPHVTDLEINQVGFVKEATSIKSTLETIITQVGRSIPVVGVHEHLIGVVSISDILPLYMSMEGQNFLKDTSTPYSNLMTELTLTTFHGKKPTGNVSGRIILFDDLQDEEVFDEKDILFCDIKTYNRGKTKDIDVGVLVLANVQDKETIGIEQDETRTILITDKSLCALLKVINQTAPIKSVVKKDNLEYFSTYETIDDVKRNMLTSKFRRFPVVDENGFIKGMISKGDLFETRQKKAILVDHNEKGQSIDGIEDIHLMEVIDHHRVADIQTMGPLYFRVEPVGCTSTIVAKIYDEQHVKIDKKMAKIMLSAILSDTLLFKSPTSTEVDEATAYKLAKIAGVDIQMYGMQLIHAGADLEGLTAMEILTTDLKRFTFGDNRVIIAQTNTSDFDGFFKVYDEVLQAMRNMSDDQEVDLVVLLVTDVVMGGTELIAVGPAKWIVEQAFKVQSTENSIFLPNVFSRKKQVVPNLMKAAKL; translated from the coding sequence TTGAGAGAAATCGTCTATGTTTTTGGTCATAAGAACCCGGATACTGATTCAACTTGCTCTGCTATTGCATATGCAAATTTGAAGAATCAGATAGATTCAAGTCATGAATATGTACCGGTTCTACTGGGAGAACCGAATAAAGAAACTCAGTTTGTTTTAAAACAGGTTGGCCATGAGGTGCCAAAAGTAGTACAGCATTTGAAGCCACATGTAACAGACCTAGAAATCAATCAAGTTGGGTTTGTAAAAGAGGCAACTTCCATCAAATCAACATTAGAAACCATAATTACTCAAGTCGGACGTTCAATTCCTGTTGTAGGGGTCCATGAGCATTTGATAGGTGTTGTTTCTATTTCGGATATTTTACCATTGTATATGTCTATGGAGGGACAAAATTTCTTAAAAGATACAAGTACCCCTTATAGCAATCTTATGACAGAATTAACATTGACAACTTTTCATGGCAAAAAACCTACAGGCAACGTATCGGGTAGAATCATTTTATTTGATGATCTTCAAGATGAAGAAGTATTTGATGAAAAGGACATTCTGTTCTGTGATATTAAGACTTACAACAGAGGTAAGACAAAAGATATTGATGTTGGTGTTCTGGTTCTTGCAAATGTTCAAGATAAAGAGACCATCGGAATTGAACAGGATGAAACCAGAACAATATTAATAACAGATAAATCTCTATGTGCATTGTTGAAGGTCATTAATCAAACTGCACCTATAAAAAGTGTGGTTAAAAAAGATAATCTAGAGTATTTTTCAACTTATGAAACCATTGATGATGTTAAACGTAATATGTTGACCTCGAAATTTCGACGATTCCCTGTTGTAGATGAAAATGGTTTTATAAAAGGTATGATCTCAAAAGGTGATTTGTTTGAAACCAGACAGAAAAAAGCTATTTTGGTGGATCATAATGAAAAAGGACAATCTATTGATGGTATAGAGGACATTCATCTGATGGAAGTTATTGATCATCATCGGGTAGCGGATATACAGACTATGGGACCTTTGTATTTCAGAGTGGAGCCTGTTGGGTGTACGTCTACGATAGTCGCCAAAATTTATGATGAACAACACGTGAAGATAGATAAGAAAATGGCAAAAATAATGCTTAGTGCCATTTTATCAGATACATTGCTGTTTAAATCACCGACATCAACAGAAGTGGATGAAGCTACAGCCTATAAACTTGCTAAGATAGCAGGTGTAGATATTCAAATGTATGGTATGCAGCTCATCCATGCAGGTGCAGATCTTGAAGGCTTGACCGCTATGGAAATCTTGACCACAGACCTTAAGAGATTTACTTTCGGGGATAACAGAGTTATTATAGCTCAAACCAACACAAGTGACTTTGATGGCTTCTTCAAAGTATATGACGAAGTTTTACAGGCAATGCGTAATATGAGCGATGATCAAGAAGTGGATTTGGTCGTGCTTTTAGTAACGGACGTCGTTATGGGTGGGACAGAGCTCATAGCAGTGGGGCCGGCCAAATGGATTGTAGAACAAGCTTTTAAAGTTCAGTCAACAGAAAATAGTATATTCCTTCCCAATGTTTTTTCAAGGAAAAAACAAGTGGTACCGAATTTAATGAAAGCTGCGAAGTTATAG
- the rpoD gene encoding RNA polymerase sigma factor RpoD: MAKNKPEVETSEEDIALFQEKLAELLNIAREKKDVLEYAEIERHFKALELTPDQIEIIYEFLDKNDIDVLGMVSDEDDAVEEEEEEEEVELDLSLPDGINIDDPVRMYLKEIGKVSLLTAQEEIDLAKRMEDGDIQAKQRLAEANLRLVVSIAKRYVGRGMLFLDLIQEGNLGLIKAVEKFDYRKGYKFSTYATWWIRQAITRAIADQARTIRIPVHMVETINKLIRVSRQLLQELGRDPLPEEIGEELNMPVEKVREILKISQEPVSLETPIGEEEDSHLGDFIQDDNVPVPAEAAAFTLLKEQLVEVLDTLTDREQKVLRLRFGLDDGRARTLEEVGKEFNVTRERIRQIEAKALRKLRHPSRSRKLKDYLE, translated from the coding sequence ATGGCTAAGAATAAACCTGAAGTAGAAACGTCTGAAGAGGACATAGCATTGTTTCAAGAAAAGCTTGCAGAATTATTAAATATTGCAAGAGAAAAAAAGGATGTTCTTGAATATGCGGAGATTGAAAGACATTTTAAGGCGCTTGAGTTAACGCCGGATCAAATTGAGATTATATATGAGTTTCTAGACAAAAATGATATTGATGTTCTTGGCATGGTATCTGATGAAGATGATGCTGTTGAAGAGGAAGAGGAAGAAGAAGAAGTTGAACTCGATTTATCCTTGCCCGATGGTATCAATATCGATGATCCTGTTCGTATGTATTTGAAAGAAATAGGAAAAGTAAGTCTTTTGACAGCTCAAGAAGAGATTGATCTAGCAAAAAGAATGGAAGATGGTGACATTCAAGCAAAACAACGTCTAGCAGAAGCCAATCTAAGATTGGTTGTTAGTATTGCAAAACGTTATGTTGGGCGTGGTATGTTATTTTTAGACCTTATTCAAGAAGGTAATTTGGGTCTGATTAAAGCGGTAGAAAAATTTGATTATCGAAAAGGCTATAAATTCAGTACATATGCAACTTGGTGGATCAGGCAGGCCATTACCAGAGCGATTGCCGATCAAGCTAGAACCATTCGTATACCGGTTCATATGGTTGAAACCATAAACAAACTGATTCGCGTAAGTCGACAACTTCTACAGGAATTGGGCAGAGATCCATTGCCGGAAGAGATTGGCGAAGAGCTAAACATGCCGGTTGAAAAGGTTCGAGAAATTCTTAAGATATCTCAAGAGCCTGTGTCTTTAGAAACACCCATTGGTGAGGAAGAAGACAGTCACTTAGGTGACTTCATACAAGATGATAATGTACCGGTCCCAGCTGAAGCTGCAGCATTTACTTTGTTAAAAGAGCAACTTGTAGAAGTGCTGGATACTTTAACAGACAGAGAACAAAAGGTCTTAAGGTTAAGGTTTGGTTTAGATGACGGACGTGCAAGAACACTAGAGGAAGTTGGCAAAGAGTTTAATGTGACGAGGGAACGTATCAGACAAATTGAAGCCAAAGCTTTAAGGAAGTTGCGACACCCAAGCCGCAGTCGTAAACTAAAAGATTACTTGGAATAA
- a CDS encoding DUF3783 domain-containing protein translates to MKGYSMAFEKIDHQNNNRPEGKTCLLVYGYDEISFKKIQDYAALYDIFEFVNVTPSTLGNTLQKLIDHTDKPTFGIERVDTQAIVLNAVSPKELNDFVRSFRTLGLPSPLFAVVTPLSINWPFHELLKDLLEERAMIANNRKFSKND, encoded by the coding sequence ATGAAAGGATACTCTATGGCTTTTGAAAAAATAGATCATCAAAATAATAATCGACCAGAAGGCAAAACATGTCTCCTTGTCTATGGATACGATGAAATATCATTTAAAAAAATACAAGACTACGCCGCTTTATATGACATCTTTGAGTTCGTGAATGTAACACCAAGTACATTAGGAAATACATTACAAAAGCTCATTGATCATACCGACAAACCAACTTTCGGCATCGAACGGGTTGATACACAGGCCATTGTCCTTAATGCCGTCTCTCCCAAAGAATTAAATGATTTTGTTCGTAGCTTTAGAACACTTGGCTTACCAAGCCCATTGTTTGCAGTTGTAACACCGCTTTCTATTAACTGGCCTTTTCATGAATTGTTAAAGGACCTCTTAGAAGAACGCGCGATGATTGCAAATAACAGAAAATTTTCCAAGAATGATTAG
- a CDS encoding tRNA (adenine(22)-N(1))-methyltransferase — protein sequence MLSNRLQAIAKLVPYNSIVADIGTDHGYLPIALVKNQQVTKAYAMDINEGPLMKARENIRSYGLDGQVIALKSPGLEDLPEDVSVVVIAGMGGVLISNILETSKEKLRNIETLILSPHLDIPHVRRTVHELGFMIAEEYMVIDQEKYYTLLKCKQGNERYSMLEYEYGKKLMEAGSDTFLAYLETEKSKLEKVMNRLKTIDAKSTIGRGKVLKDKYDTIVEIRRHHETK from the coding sequence ATGTTATCAAATCGTTTACAGGCTATTGCTAAGCTTGTTCCTTATAACTCAATCGTTGCTGATATAGGAACCGATCATGGCTACTTGCCAATAGCACTTGTAAAAAACCAACAAGTAACCAAAGCCTATGCCATGGATATCAATGAAGGTCCATTGATGAAGGCGAGGGAAAATATAAGGTCATATGGGTTAGATGGACAGGTCATTGCACTAAAATCACCAGGTCTAGAAGATCTGCCGGAAGATGTGAGTGTTGTTGTCATAGCAGGTATGGGTGGTGTTTTGATAAGCAATATACTAGAGACATCTAAAGAAAAGCTTCGTAATATCGAAACACTAATCTTATCGCCACATCTTGACATACCACACGTTAGAAGAACTGTTCATGAGTTGGGCTTTATGATTGCGGAAGAATATATGGTAATAGATCAAGAAAAGTATTATACACTATTAAAGTGTAAGCAAGGCAACGAGCGTTATTCAATGTTAGAATATGAATACGGGAAAAAACTAATGGAAGCAGGATCGGACACTTTTCTAGCCTATTTAGAAACAGAAAAAAGTAAGCTTGAAAAAGTCATGAACCGTCTTAAAACCATAGATGCTAAAAGTACAATTGGAAGAGGCAAAGTTTTAAAAGATAAATACGATACAATTGTAGAAATAAGGAGGCATCATGAAACTAAATGA
- a CDS encoding deoxyguanosinetriphosphate triphosphohydrolase gives MNLREQQENFEEQYLSEYAVLSKNSAGRESEESPCDIRTDFQRDRDRIIHSKAFRRLKHKTQVFISPEGDHYRTRLTHTLEVAQIGRTIARALRLNEDLTEAIALGHDLGHTPFGHAGERALDNICEVGFKHYEQSIRVVEMLENKGKGLNLTWEVRDGILNHPTKGEPSTLEGKIIRLSDKIAYINHDIDDAIRAKILMADDIPKTYLDILGQTARQRINNMIHDIVGNSMNKNDVIMSPTMMDAMQELRVFMFENVYIGSKAKEHENKAINMLTQLFLYFKEREHLLPYEYLERIDNKEDTLDRVVCDYIAGMTDRYAINTFTEIFIPSSWKD, from the coding sequence ATGAACCTTAGAGAACAACAGGAGAATTTTGAAGAGCAATATTTAAGTGAATATGCAGTACTTTCAAAAAATTCGGCAGGTAGAGAGTCGGAAGAGTCACCTTGTGATATACGAACGGATTTTCAGAGGGACCGAGATCGAATTATTCATTCTAAAGCATTTAGAAGGTTGAAACATAAGACACAAGTATTTATTTCACCAGAAGGTGACCATTATAGAACGAGATTAACCCATACATTAGAAGTAGCACAGATTGGTAGAACAATAGCAAGAGCACTTAGGTTAAATGAAGATTTGACAGAAGCTATAGCGCTTGGTCATGACCTAGGACACACACCATTTGGCCATGCAGGTGAACGTGCGCTTGATAACATATGTGAAGTAGGCTTTAAACATTATGAACAAAGCATTAGAGTGGTCGAAATGTTGGAAAACAAAGGTAAAGGTCTTAACTTAACATGGGAAGTTAGGGATGGCATATTGAATCATCCTACAAAAGGTGAACCAAGTACATTGGAAGGTAAGATCATTCGATTATCAGATAAGATTGCGTATATTAACCATGACATTGATGATGCCATACGTGCTAAGATTCTTATGGCGGATGATATACCTAAAACCTATTTAGATATATTAGGTCAAACGGCACGACAAAGAATTAATAATATGATTCATGACATTGTGGGTAACAGCATGAATAAAAATGATGTGATTATGAGTCCTACTATGATGGACGCCATGCAAGAGTTACGTGTATTCATGTTTGAGAATGTATATATTGGTTCAAAAGCTAAGGAGCATGAGAATAAAGCAATTAATATGTTAACACAACTTTTCTTGTATTTTAAGGAGAGGGAACATCTTTTGCCTTATGAATACTTAGAGCGTATTGATAACAAAGAAGATACCCTTGATCGTGTGGTATGCGATTATATTGCCGGAATGACGGACCGTTATGCCATCAATACTTTTACAGAGATATTCATACCATCATCATGGAAAGATTAA
- the dnaG gene encoding DNA primase produces MLYPEELIEEIRTQNNIIDVVSEYVHLAKKGSSHFGLCPFHNEKSPSFSVSEDKQMYYCFGCGAGGNVYTFVMEYENYNFVEAIKALADRAHIQLPEMEYSDAQKKELSFKQRLLDANKEAARYYYYQMMNDPKKKAITYLEKRGIDEINRKKFGLGYANFFRDDTYKYLRSKGFTDQELFEAGLTAKDKTKQESYYDRFFDRLMFPIFDVHNRVIGFGGRVLGDNNPKYLNTGETKLFDKSRNLYGMNIARMARNKKLIIVEGYMDVIALHQAGFTTAVASLGTAFTTGHASLIRRYAEEVVIAYDTDDAGINATLRAIPILKKAGISVRVLSVEGAKDPDEYIEKFGAKGFADLIERAEPSFMYEIRQLEKTHNLKDPEGRTNFDYALAKKILTLENEIEIENYLDAVVDKYNIKRSAMESLLGKIGKNIGIASQPKDQSDGVTSRDSKDVIMRAQKNMLTLITSHQKVYNAIRELIKPDEFSDNTYRRMAQMVMDAYEKEEPIEPASLIQQFDTIEEQNKIANIFNNNMPIEHAGQFEKMIRENIQIIKRQHIEQLSKQVNDPKQLQEMINMKRQLDSLNISLD; encoded by the coding sequence ATGCTTTATCCAGAAGAGTTGATTGAAGAAATAAGAACTCAAAATAATATCATTGACGTAGTATCTGAATATGTCCATCTGGCTAAAAAAGGCAGTTCTCATTTCGGTCTATGTCCATTTCATAATGAGAAGTCCCCTAGTTTTTCTGTCAGTGAAGATAAACAGATGTACTATTGTTTTGGATGTGGCGCAGGTGGTAATGTATACACCTTTGTGATGGAGTATGAAAACTACAACTTTGTCGAAGCAATAAAAGCTTTGGCGGATCGAGCTCATATTCAATTACCGGAAATGGAGTATTCAGATGCTCAGAAAAAGGAATTGAGTTTTAAGCAAAGACTACTAGATGCTAACAAAGAAGCTGCGAGATATTATTATTATCAAATGATGAACGATCCTAAGAAAAAAGCCATTACGTACCTTGAGAAAAGAGGTATTGATGAAATCAATAGGAAAAAATTCGGTTTAGGGTATGCCAATTTTTTTAGAGATGATACCTATAAATACCTGAGAAGTAAAGGTTTTACAGACCAAGAACTTTTTGAAGCCGGGTTAACAGCCAAAGACAAGACGAAACAGGAATCCTATTATGATCGATTTTTTGATCGACTTATGTTCCCTATTTTTGATGTACATAACAGGGTTATTGGTTTTGGCGGTCGTGTTCTAGGGGATAACAATCCCAAATATTTAAACACAGGAGAAACCAAGCTATTTGATAAAAGTCGGAATCTATACGGTATGAATATTGCTAGAATGGCTCGAAACAAGAAACTCATTATCGTAGAAGGTTATATGGATGTAATTGCTTTGCATCAAGCCGGATTCACCACGGCAGTTGCATCCCTCGGTACAGCGTTCACAACAGGACATGCCAGTCTGATTAGACGTTATGCAGAAGAAGTGGTCATTGCATACGATACAGATGACGCAGGTATAAATGCTACACTAAGAGCAATTCCCATACTAAAAAAAGCGGGCATTAGCGTTAGAGTGTTAAGTGTCGAAGGCGCAAAAGATCCGGATGAATATATTGAAAAGTTTGGCGCCAAGGGTTTTGCAGACTTGATTGAACGAGCTGAGCCGAGCTTTATGTATGAAATAAGACAGCTTGAAAAAACGCATAATCTTAAAGACCCTGAAGGTCGGACCAACTTTGATTATGCGTTGGCCAAAAAAATATTAACGTTAGAAAATGAAATCGAAATAGAAAACTATTTGGACGCGGTAGTAGATAAATACAATATTAAGCGAAGTGCTATGGAAAGCTTACTTGGTAAAATAGGAAAAAATATTGGTATAGCCAGTCAACCAAAGGATCAAAGCGATGGTGTGACAAGTAGGGATTCAAAAGATGTTATCATGAGGGCTCAAAAAAACATGTTAACATTGATTACAAGCCATCAAAAAGTCTACAATGCCATTCGAGAACTCATAAAACCGGATGAGTTTTCCGATAACACATATAGAAGAATGGCACAGATGGTCATGGATGCCTATGAAAAGGAAGAACCCATAGAACCGGCAAGTCTGATTCAACAGTTTGATACCATAGAAGAGCAGAATAAGATTGCAAATATTTTTAATAACAACATGCCCATTGAACATGCTGGACAGTTTGAAAAAATGATTCGAGAGAATATTCAAATCATCAAGCGGCAACATATAGAGCAACTATCCAAACAAGTGAATGACCCGAAGCAGTTACAAGAGATGATCAACATGAAAAGACAGCTAGATAGCTTAAATATATCACTTGATTGA
- a CDS encoding M3 family oligoendopeptidase — MKQWNLDVLYTSFEDPKLSTDQNTVRQLMEKAQNYIHEDLKGPKPIEEKILGYYQLMDTLGAVLEALGNFGQLTYSVDTKNSKALKLIETVEGYDPILTLVNVGFKKWLGTLSDIETVINNAPQLKPYQFAIRNALDDAQYMLSDAEESLLAHMRNTGSNAWSKLQEATLASLTASVDGDTLPISIVRSLAYDQDAKKRRHAYDAELESYKKIDTVSAAALNAIKGEVITVAHKRGYASPLEMTLKDAQMDLETLDAMMTAISEYLPSFRAYLKKKAVMLGHEKGLPFYDLFAPIGNVHMTYTYEEAQAFIITNFSSYSPVLGDYAKRAFDMNWVDPFPREGKASGAFCSNIHCVSESRIMANFNNNFNDVSTLAHELGHGYHGECLKDEVQTNSDYPMPLAETASIFCETIVNNAALNHATQDEAIVIVENAIMSACQVIVDIYSRYLFETELFKQRTNASLSVEELKSMMLHAQKEAYGDGLDHDYLHPYMWVCKPHYYSADYNFYNFPYAFGLLFAKGLYAMYLEDKEAFIPKYDALLKATGSNNIKDVLSIVGVDAHNPDFFRASLELIKKDIDLFLTY, encoded by the coding sequence ATGAAACAGTGGAATTTGGATGTCTTATACACGTCTTTTGAAGATCCTAAACTATCAACGGATCAAAATACCGTTCGTCAGCTAATGGAAAAAGCTCAAAATTACATACATGAGGATTTAAAGGGTCCAAAACCTATAGAAGAAAAAATACTAGGCTACTATCAACTTATGGATACTTTAGGAGCTGTCCTTGAAGCATTAGGCAACTTTGGCCAGCTCACTTACTCCGTCGATACAAAAAATTCAAAAGCCTTAAAGCTAATTGAAACTGTTGAAGGTTATGATCCCATACTAACGCTTGTTAATGTTGGTTTCAAAAAATGGTTAGGTACATTATCCGACATAGAGACCGTAATAAATAATGCCCCTCAATTAAAGCCTTATCAATTCGCCATTCGAAATGCACTGGATGATGCCCAATATATGCTTAGCGACGCTGAAGAGTCCCTTCTTGCCCATATGCGCAACACTGGGTCTAATGCTTGGAGTAAGCTCCAAGAGGCAACCCTTGCTTCTTTAACAGCCTCTGTAGACGGTGATACCTTACCTATATCCATTGTTAGAAGCCTCGCATATGATCAAGACGCTAAGAAACGACGCCATGCTTATGATGCCGAACTTGAATCCTATAAAAAAATCGATACGGTCTCTGCTGCAGCTTTAAATGCAATCAAGGGCGAAGTTATTACCGTTGCTCATAAACGCGGTTATGCTTCCCCACTTGAAATGACCCTAAAAGATGCTCAAATGGATCTTGAAACACTTGATGCTATGATGACGGCTATTTCTGAATATTTACCCTCTTTTAGAGCTTATCTAAAAAAGAAAGCAGTAATGCTCGGTCATGAGAAAGGATTGCCCTTTTATGATTTATTTGCCCCAATTGGGAATGTCCATATGACGTACACCTATGAAGAAGCACAAGCATTCATTATTACAAATTTTTCAAGTTACAGCCCTGTTCTTGGAGATTATGCTAAGCGTGCCTTTGATATGAATTGGGTTGACCCTTTCCCAAGAGAAGGTAAGGCTTCTGGTGCTTTTTGCAGCAATATTCATTGCGTATCCGAAAGCCGTATCATGGCAAATTTCAACAATAATTTCAACGACGTAAGCACTTTGGCACATGAACTTGGCCATGGTTACCATGGTGAATGTCTCAAAGATGAAGTCCAAACCAACAGTGACTACCCGATGCCCCTTGCTGAAACTGCCTCCATCTTTTGTGAAACCATCGTTAACAATGCAGCTTTAAACCATGCTACGCAAGATGAAGCCATTGTTATTGTTGAGAATGCAATCATGAGTGCTTGCCAGGTCATCGTTGATATATATAGTCGCTATCTTTTTGAAACCGAGCTTTTCAAACAACGCACCAACGCTTCTCTCTCTGTAGAGGAATTAAAATCCATGATGCTACATGCACAAAAAGAAGCTTACGGTGATGGTTTAGACCATGATTACTTGCATCCTTACATGTGGGTTTGTAAACCCCACTATTATTCTGCTGATTATAACTTTTATAACTTTCCTTATGCTTTTGGTTTATTGTTTGCAAAAGGATTATATGCCATGTACCTAGAAGACAAAGAAGCTTTCATACCGAAGTATGACGCTCTTCTTAAAGCTACCGGCTCAAATAATATCAAAGACGTTTTATCTATTGTTGGTGTTGATGCCCACAATCCTGATTTTTTTAGAGCTTCTCTTGAGTTAATCAAGAAAGACATTGATTTGTTCTTAACGTACTGA
- a CDS encoding Nif3-like dinuclear metal center hexameric protein, giving the protein MKLNEIIKIIEKVVPKEAIEQGDPCGLQIGKYQKDIRHIRVALEASIDVIEGAIKDDVDMLFVHHPLIYTPIQNICDDTVTGHKIQELIRSDIALYVAHSNMDRATNGLNRYFGNKIELEHITEMSIDTHGYTLIGNLKKPMSLKSYAVFLGQKLSMPNLKYVGDDQKNIEKAAFVTGSGMSLLKEEMFDEVDVFLTGDLKYHDAMWVYESGNCVIDVTHYGSEIMVTELMYELLLQHMDKSVIVSKDNYLVNPIKNSEV; this is encoded by the coding sequence ATGAAACTAAATGAGATTATTAAAATAATAGAAAAGGTCGTTCCTAAGGAAGCTATTGAACAGGGAGACCCATGTGGTCTTCAGATTGGTAAATATCAGAAGGATATAAGACACATTAGGGTTGCCTTAGAAGCTTCCATAGATGTAATAGAAGGTGCTATTAAAGATGATGTCGATATGCTTTTTGTACATCACCCCCTAATATATACGCCCATTCAGAACATCTGTGATGACACGGTTACCGGACATAAAATCCAGGAACTGATTCGTAGTGATATTGCACTGTATGTGGCACATTCCAATATGGACAGGGCCACTAATGGTCTAAATCGATATTTTGGAAACAAAATAGAATTAGAACATATAACTGAAATGAGTATAGATACCCATGGGTATACGCTTATAGGGAACCTCAAAAAACCAATGAGCTTAAAAAGTTATGCAGTTTTTTTGGGACAAAAGCTGTCAATGCCTAATCTTAAGTATGTGGGTGATGACCAAAAAAACATAGAAAAAGCAGCTTTTGTAACAGGAAGTGGCATGTCACTTCTTAAAGAAGAGATGTTTGATGAAGTGGATGTTTTTTTAACAGGAGATTTAAAATATCATGATGCGATGTGGGTTTATGAATCCGGAAACTGCGTCATTGATGTTACACACTATGGTAGTGAAATTATGGTCACAGAACTCATGTATGAACTGTTATTACAACATATGGATAAAAGTGTCATCGTGAGTAAGGACAACTATTTGGTCAACCCAATAAAAAACAGCGAGGTGTAG